The following coding sequences are from one Musa acuminata AAA Group cultivar baxijiao chromosome BXJ2-4, Cavendish_Baxijiao_AAA, whole genome shotgun sequence window:
- the LOC103981919 gene encoding uncharacterized protein LOC103981919: MEFFTGASVVRLVSFYGMYLMANEDEKHVSLSKPDASDNALWNVEIVNRDRNYPRVRLRSYVNCYLAPDASKRRCFHSIFKDQNVFQEHRDGRRILAEWHPVREGLFVQLRCSFGDYLRGRVGHLIFPNSVMVDRPSGEHMGLSYLWEVHIIRLDEPPPRRPLSQAAEPSGASSSMAAIPSSSEIVPAAVSMAGEAFTSAMAAGPSSSTVSPPSGFRAEDRAFIYVIADDAGKADDPQEVLTSRLLGTSTSELTSKLRERTGLDDVYVCARSWQDQNVFVPLHEEVPSMLECTHHLVVFNANSRGAYESLAGARVVRLRTIHDKYLTVDDDMLGLRQQHDGSLVRAWWSVERITDNRNQLRLRFQNCFGVDLAAPLSDFFLQRLAGGQDASAVLRQIRSLHDARKEWALIRVGSRFMVRCNFEDYFLWADPLPGSDAAGVQLPSSSNTLDPFLWDVEILESDAGASSSMVVGPSSSLAAAEAGPSSRP, from the exons ATGGAGTTCTTTACCGGAGCGAGCGTGGTCCGCCTGGTGAGCTTCTATGGCATGTACCTCATGGCGAACGAGGACGAGAAGCACGTGAGCCTAAGCAAGCCGGACGCCTCAGACAACGCCTTGTGGAACGTCGAAATCGTCAACAGAGACCGAAACTATCCCCGTGTCCGGTTGAGGAGCTACGTGAACTGCTACCTCGCCCCCGACGCTTCGAAGCGCCGCTGCTTCCACAGCATTTTCAAAGATCAGAACGTGTTCCAGGAGCACCGTGACGGCCGTAGAATCTTGGCGGAGTGGCATCCCGTCCGAGAGGGCCTCTTCGTCCAGCTCAGATGCTCATTCGGGGACTACCTCCGAGGGAGAGTTGGCCACCTGATATTCCCCAATTCGGTGATGGTCGACAGGCCATCAGGTGAACACATGGGACTCTCCTATCTGTGGGAGGTACATATCATCCGGTTGGACGAGCCCCCTCCTCGCCGACCCCTGTCCCAAGCAGCAGAACCATCCGGTGCTTCCTCCTCCATGGCAGCCATCCCTTCCTCATCGGAGATTGTACCTGCAGCAGTTTCCATGGCAGGTGAAGCATTCACCTCCGCCATGGCAGCCGGTCCCTCCTCCTCTACCGTATCACCCCCGTCTGGATTCAGG GCGGAGGACCGGGCTTTCATCTATGTCATCGCCGACGACGCTGGAAAGGCAGATGATCCGCAGGAAGTTCTTACCTCGAGATTGTTAGGAACCAGCACGTCTGAATTGACGAGCAAATTGCGGGAGAGAACAGGGCTCGACGACGTATACGTCTGCGCTCGGAGTTGGCAAGACCAGAATGTGTTTGTTCCTCTCCACGAGGAGGTGCCTTCCATGTTGGAGTGCACTCATCATCTGGTTGTGTTCAATGCAAACTCCAGAG GGGCATATGAGTCGCTCGCTGGGGCGCGAGTAGTCCGCCTGCGGACCATCCACGACAAGTACCTTACGGTGGACGACGACATGCTTGGGCTGAGGCAGCAGCACGACGGTTCCTTGGTGCGCGCCTGGTGGAGCGTCGAGAGAATCACCGACAACAGAAACCAGCTCCGACTCCGCTTCCAGAACTGCTTCGGCGTCGACCTTGCCGCTCCCCTGTCCGACTTCTTCTTGCAGCGTCTGGCCGGCGGCCAGGATGCCTCTGCGGTCCTCCGGCAGATCCGCAGCCTGCACGACGCTCGGAAGGAGTGGGCGCTGATCCGCGTGGGCTCCCGGTTCATGGTCAGGTGCAACTTCGAGGACTACTTCCTGTGGGCCGACCCCTTGCCGGGGAGCGACGCGGCGGGTGTCCAACTCCCGTCCTCGTCCAACACCTTGGACCCGTTTCTGTGGGACGTCGAAATCCTCGAGAGCGATGCCGGCGCCTCCTCGTCCATGGTTGTCGGACCCTCCTCCTCCCTGGCCGCCGCCGAAGCCGGGCCCTCCTCACGACCATAG